The proteins below are encoded in one region of Drosophila santomea strain STO CAGO 1482 chromosome 3R, Prin_Dsan_1.1, whole genome shotgun sequence:
- the LOC120454392 gene encoding tubulin alpha-3 chain: MRECISIHVGQAGVQIGNACWELYCLEHGIQPDGQMPSDKTVGGGDDSFNTFFSETGAGKHVPRAVFVDLEPTVVDEVRTGTYRQLFHPEQLITGKEDAANNYARGHYTIGKEIVDLVLDRIRKLADQCTGLQGFLIFHSFGGGTGSGFTSLLMERLSVDYGKKSKLEFAVYPAPQVSTAVVEPYNSILTTHTTLEHSDCAFMVDNEAIYDICRRNLDIERPTYTNLNRLIGQIVSSITASLRFDGALNVDLTEFQTNLVPYPRIHFPLVTYAPVISAEKAYHEQLSVAEITNACFEPANQMVKVDPRHGKYMACCMLYRGDVVPKDVNAAIATIKTKRTIQFVDWCPTGFKVGINYQPPTVVPGGDLAKVQRAVCMLSNTTAIAEAWARLDHKFDLMYAKRAFVHWYVGEGMEEGEFSEAREDLAALEKDYEEVGMDSGDGEGEGAEEY, translated from the coding sequence ATGCGGGAATGTATCTCCATCCACGTGGGCCAGGCTGGTGTCCAGATTGGAAACGCCTGCTGGGAGCTCTACTGCCTGGAGCACGGCATCCAGCCCGATGGCCAGATGCCTTCCGACAAGACCGTGGGCGGAGGTGATGACTCGTTCAACACCTTCTTCAGCGAGACTGGAGCTGGCAAGCACGTGCCCCGCGCCGTGTTTGTGGATCTGGAGCCCACTGTGGTCGATGAGGTCCGTACGGGAACCTACCGTCAGCTGTTCCACCCCGAGCAACTGATCACCGGTAAGGAGGACGCGGCGAACAACTACGCCCGTGGCCACTACACCATCGGCAAGGAGATCGTCGATCTTGTTCTGGACAGGATCCGCAAGCTGGCTGATCAGTGCACCGGTCTGCAGGGCTTCCTCATCTTCCACTCGTTCGGTGGAGGTACTGGCTCTGGCTTCACCTCGCTGCTGATGGAGCGTCTCTCTGTCGACTACGGCAAGAAGTCTAAGCTGGAGTTCGCCGTGTACCCAGCTCCGCAGGTGTCCACCGCCGTGGTGGAGCCCTACAACTCCATCCTGACCACGCACACCACCCTCGAGCACTCCGACTGCGCCTTTATGGTCGACAACGAGGCCATCTACGACATTTGTCGCCGAAACCTGGACATCGAACGACCCACTTACACTAACCTGAATCGTTTAATCGGCCAGATAGTGTCCTCGATCACTGCCTCTCTGCGATTCGATGGAGCCCTTAATGTGGACCTCACCGAGTTCCAGACCAACCTGGTGCCCTACCCCCGCATCCACTTCCCGCTGGTGACCTACGCCCCCGTCATCTCCGCCGAGAAGGCCTACCACGAGCAGCTCTCGGTGGCCGAGATCACCAACGCCTGCTTCGAGCCAGCCAACCAGATGGTCAAGGTGGATCCCCGGCACGGCAAGTACATGGCTTGCTGCATGCTGTACCGCGGCGATGTGGTGCCCAAGGACGTGAATGCCGCCATCGCCACCATCAAGACTAAGCGCACCATTCAGTTCGTGGACTGGTGCCCCACAGGCTTTAAGGTGGGCATTAACTACCAGCCACCCACTGTGGTTCCTGGCGGGGATCTGGCCAAGGTTCAGCGTGCTGTGTGCATGCTGTCCAATACCACTGCTATTGCCGAGGCCTGGGCCCGTCTGGACCACAAGTTTGACCTGATGTACGCCAAAAGGGCCTTCGTCCACTGGTATGTTGGTGAGGGCATGGAGGAGGGCGAGTTCTCAGAGGCCCGCGAGGATCTGGCTGCCTTGGAAAAGGACTACGAGGAGGTCGGCATGGACTCTGGTGACGGCGAGGGCGAGGGTGCTGAGGAGTACTAG
- the LOC120454393 gene encoding reticulon-3-B, whose translation MNSDTSLKAEESSQIFVDLKNLLLWRNCRKTLIVFTGILLLLLDVMVHSVISVISMAGITVLLAAIVYRLLVQFWRIWKKDGNKDLISRFYPQVKIDIPREETLYLAGKAVFHLNSILNRMIELLLVEKWEDSLKFLVLLCGINLLGDCFNGLTLLLFGHVFIFTLPKLYESYKPLVDVQIRKLRSCKKDPSNIVETKAEKSDCIQKEYPSKPPYEGQESKEGKMLYKVCDNEQLLSLLEEEHRKGCRCRDCEHRDLPIEAH comes from the exons atgaATTCCGATACTTCGTTGAAGGCTGAGGAGTCCAGCCAGATATTTGTGGATCTGAAGAACCTATTGTTGTGGCGCAATTGCCGAAAGACTTTGATAGTCTTTACGGgcatcctgctcctcctgctggatGTAATGGTCCACTCGGTGATCAGTGTAATAAGCATGGCAGGGATCACTGTTCTCCTGGCAGCAATTGTTTATCGCCTTCTGGTGCAGTTCTGGAGGATCTGGAAGAAGGATGGGAACAAAGATCTTATCTCACGTTTCTATCCTCAAGTGAAGATAGACATTCCCCGGGAGGAGACTCTTTATCTGGCCGGGAAAGCAGTTTTCCATctgaattcaattttaaaccGTATGATTGAACTGTTGCTGGTGGAAAAGTGGGAGGATTCCCTGAAGTTCCTAGTTTTACTCTGCGGCATTAATTTGCTGGGAGATTGTTTCAACGGATTGACTTTGCTTCTATTTG GACACGTGTTTATTTTTACCCTACCAAAACTGTACGAGTCGTATAAGCCACTGGTTGATGTCCAGATCCGGAAATTGCGTAGTTGCAAGAAGGATCCATCGAATATAGTCgaaactaaagctgaaaaatCGGATTGTATTCAGAAAGAATATCCATCGAAGCCACCATATGAGGGTCAGGAATCCAAGGAAGGCAAAATGCTATATAAGGTATGCGATAATGAGCAACTTCTAAGTCtcctggaggaggagcaccGCAAAGGATGTCGTTGTCGTGATTGCGAGCACCGGGATTTGCCTATTGAGGCACACTGA